The DNA segment TCTGCAGCTCAGGGCAAGCACTGGGGATGGGCTGAAGGCCCTGCTGTTGGAGACCTCTCAGCTCTAGAGCACCCTAGGTGGGAGACAGAGGCAGCCCAGAGACCATCATCCATTGGTGCTCTGGGCACGAAGCCAACCCTGTGTGGCTACCAGGAACTCTGTAACCTGTCCATTTTCCCACTGTGGCAGGTCGATGAGAGTATGTGGGTGGGAGGCTGTCACCAGCCTGGTGGTGTCTGGGAGCCCCCCCAGTAAAGCACCAGCTGGGCTGTGTATGGTGGGCAGGCCCCGTGCCAGGCTAGTGTAAAGCCACTgtcctccatcttcagctgcatgGTGAGCACTAGGCTTCTGTTGCCTTTCTGGACCCTCagatttcttatctgtaaagtggagttTCGAGAAAGAGAAGCTAGAGACTTCGGTGCCTGCAGGAACCCAACAAGGAGTGGTCCTGTGAGAGGCTGAAATGACTTACTAGCTTACTCTAGTGCCTTTGGGTCTCACCAGTTCTTGAACTTGGGGAGTACAGGGTTTCCCCTTTGCCACCAGGGCTGCACACGTCTAGCTGCACTGCCAAGAGATTGGGGATTTCGAGTGGAGTGGGAACCGTTGATGCGTGGAGAAAACGGAGCAGTGAGCGGATAGACGCCAAAGAAGTCTCAGTTCCTTGTTTCACATCAGGGCTGGAAATCCCCCACAGGGCGGTAATTATTCAGGGCCTGAGGTTTACCTACCTCTGCCCTGAATTACTGCTAGCAGGAGGCTGAGCAGTGGTAGATCTGCCCCCTTGGGCTGGCCCCACCTCCGCACATGGATCCAGATGCAGAGCAGTGACCCAGCCGCAGAACAGCTCTCATACATGTGCCGAAGAGGTAGTGACATCCTGCACTAGATGGTCTGAACTCTGACCCAGCTGCTTGTGAGGGCCGCCGCCCTCCCCTGGTCCTGTCACTTGTGGGCAGCCAatgccccttccttctcctcattcACTGTGAGTCGCACAGCAAATGTTGTGGGTTAGACTGGCTGCAGTCATGACCTAGCACTCGATGCAGGGCTCTccagagggaggcctggctgcttccCCCGTGCTCTTGGTCCTCTCCCGATGGGAGGTCCGCATAAGAACCCTGGGGTCTGGCGGTGGTAAGGAGGGTCCCCTCCTCGCTTGCCAGCATGTGCCCCGGGGCGTCCCTCAGGTGTAAATGGGGACGTGTTTGGGAAGGGTTCTTTCTCTCCCTGCCTGAGCCCGGCTGGGAGGAGCCCAGTTTAGGGGGCTGCTTCCCCTCCTTTCTGCCTGGGATGGATATTGGTTCACTTTCCTGTCTGACCGTGGATACCCAGTTGTCCCTCGTGAATCACGAGTCTAGACTCTGCAAGCCCTTGGCGCGGTAGAGGAACAGTCAGCTCTACCCGTGGCCACCAAGTGACTGTGCTCACCTGCGCCTTGCCCGGGGCTGCCCGCCGACTCCCACGGACTCTGGCCCTGCCTCTGCTCCTCCGAGTGCTCCGCTGCTGCCGGCCCACCTTGCCTGCCCTGGGGACACTTAGGCATCCCCATGCACAGGGGCAGACCTCATCACCTGGAAGGATATTTACTTGCAATAAAGAGGCCaatcaaataatgaaaatatgtgGGCTGGGACAGTGAACAACTTACAGGAAAAGTCGACATTAGTAGAAAGGGGAGGTGACACTTGGCTTCACTCATTATTAAGGAAATAAAGATGAATCTGTAGCTGTTGAAGGAGTCCTAATGAGAAGATGAGGCTGCAAGTGTTCAGACGTCCCTCGCATGTGAATTCTGTTCCTTTTGGGAAAGCTGTTTGGCAAGTGGTTTTGAGAGGTGGTTgtttattagttttgttttggtttcattCCATGGCAAAGAATTCCAGGGGAGATATCCAAAGGCCATGCATGTGCCAGGCTCTTCCTGAGAGCAGGAGGCTGTGAATGACCCTTGGGCTCTCTGGCCTGTAGAGCTGCCCCAAAGCCCCCCTTGGGGTCAGCGTCTGGGAGTGGCTCAGAGGCTTCCTCCCTGCGCAACAGTGGCATACTGTCTCTGCTGTGATGGTGGGTGAATGTATTTTTGGACAGACAGGTGCCAGGCAGGACCTAAAAACAGGGTGGTCTGTTAGGGTAGCAGGAGCAGTTTGGCTCCCACCGTGGCTAAGGTTAATGGAAGGCCGTTGTGTAGTCAGCCTGCTTTCCCCAGGTCTGCTCTTCCTGCTGGCATCCTGGCTCACGCCAAGGTCTTTGCTCCGGACTTCTCTCCCCTCTCCAGGGCTTTGATACCATCTCACCTTCTCTGGATGTGTTGAGGCTTCTGCTGTCCACCTCGGAGGCCCAGCTTAGATACTGCTCTCACCACAGGCACCCCTGGCCTGCCTTTTACCTGACGCCTACCTACCTCCCTGCCCCAGCAGTCCTGTACTGGGTTTTTTTCACAGGCCTGGAGCCTGGCTAGAAGCCTCCCCTTGGCTATATCTGAGCCTTGGCGTCTCTGCTGTGCATTGGGCCCTCTTGTTGAGGGTGGAGGCAAGGGCTGCAGGCTGCTGGGCTATTACTGTCTGCTGGATCTGAGGCTGGAGGCCCAACCTCGCACTGCATAGAGCCCAGGACGCCTGCCTGTTAGCTGTGGTGAGGGCAGAACTTGGCCTGCTCCCTGGTCCTTAGGGCTTGATTGCCTCCAGATGCCCAGATAATGCTCCCTACACAGGCTCAGTGCCCTTGCTAGCATGGCTGGAGCAGGGGAACCAGAGGGATGAGCCCTCGGGCGGCCCTGAACTTGAGGAAGGCAGCAGACAGTGCTCTCCGCAGCGCTGAGAGCCTGAGCACCTCCTCAAAGCCGAAAGCCTCTTTGGATACCGCCTGAGTGTAGGGGCTGCTCGGCTGTGACGGTGGGGTGACAGGCctttccccagccccaccctgtgcAGCTTCCAGGAGGGTCTCTGGCTGTGCGAGGGTCTACAGTGCCAGCTTGCTCCAACCCCCAGGGTTGCTCAGGTGTTCTGGCTCCCCCCTCCTATCTGGCAGCAGGACAGCGTCTGCCCAAGGACAAGGACACTCTGTGCCACTGGGCTCGCTCTGTGGGCACTGCTGGTTCAGGAGTGTGTAGGGACCCAGGGCTCTAAATATACCAGGGTGAGGCCACTGGGGTGGAGAGAGGCCATGTGGCAAGCCCAGGACCCTGTCAGGGCcagaatcccagggctggggaCAGGGAGCGGGTGGCCTTGTTCCTGTGGGACCAGCCTCCTCACTGCCTGGTTTGTCAGGATATTTTCTTAGACATCATtgctttggggctccaaaaaaaTCTTTGTCTACCCCAGGGTTGCAGAGATAGTCTCCTGTTTATTCTAGAAGCCTTAGAGTTTTTGCTTTCACATTTAGATCTGgggttcattttaatttttgagtaTGCTGCGATGCTTAGTGTAATTGGAGTCAACGCAGTGTGTATCTCCTGTGACTTTTCATCCACCGTGGTTTGAAGTTCATCTTGATGTACTGAAGCTGCAGTGTGCTCATTTCTAGAGCTCTTGAATTTCTTAGTCTGTTCAGCTTTGGGACTACAGTGGTGTTGTTACAACATACGACCACATGACCCACTCCTTTACATCACATTCATAAAATGTGATGGTAATAATAGTTAACGCCTCCCACTTGAGGTTGTGATAATTCAGTGGAGGTGCTGTATGGAAACAGACCTTGGTAGAACAGGGCCTGGCTCATAGCACGTGTCATCCGAGGTATAGAATTGCTTGGTCACGAGACACACAAGTGTTTGATTTGACCAGACACAGCCCAGTGCTCCCCAGAGTTGGCCGCACCCCAGAACTACCTGGTGGTGTCAGATGCCATTTCCAGCAGTCTGGTGTGTATTCATTGCAGCCGCTTGTGGGTTCGGTCTGCGTCGCCTGATGGCCAGGAGAGTTGAGCACTGCTGCACGATCTCTTGTCATGCCCAGTCCCCATTCGTGTCTCCCCGCCCGTGTTCTCTGTGGGCTCAAACACAGACCCGGGGGGCCCTGTGGCATTGGTCTCCTCCCACTTTGTGACTTCTGCTCTCCTTGTGATGTCTTTAGATGAACTCTATAAAGATCTGGTTAATGCAACTAAGTTGATTAGATTATTCTGCACAGCTGTTTTAAACGTGGCGCATTTTATTCAATAAGTCCTTCAACCTCCTGTCAGATGGCAGACTTAAGTGCATTTCCCACATCAAGAGTGAATCTTGTTTCATAAATGTGAATTTCAGTTGTGCGGCAGCCACTTGGGCAGATGGGTGTGTCCGTGGACAGACTCAGTCACCTGTTCACCGTGCACCGGAGGAGGCAGATGGGAGGGTGCGCACTAGGGGCCGTGTTGGCCCCTGGGAGCAGGTATGAGGCTGCAGGAGGCGGGTCTCGGGTGATGCTGGCTCCACTGGCTCTTGGGAAAGGGAGAATTCTAGAGCAGGCCGGCACAGGGAGAAGTGCCTAGGGTCTGACAGTGGCTCTTGTTTTACAGATCCGGAACATGGTGGCGGTGCAGGAAGTCATCTCCAGCCTGGAGAAATACCCCATTACCAAAGAGGCACTGGAGGTGAGCGTTCCAGGTCTGAGCACTAGGGCGGGCAGTGAGGGCGGGGCCTGGGCTGCCCCAACCCTGGGCTTTCCTGACTTCTTAGAGCCTCAGAGACTTTGCTCACTGGCCCAGCAAGGCCTTAAAGGGAAAAGTGAGGGGGGCAATGCCCTCCTGGCCTGCACTGTGCCAGTCCACAGCACACAGGCACTGCAGGAAATACGAGGCTTTAGTTCAGAGCTGAGGCCcctttctctgcaggaggccctGCACACTCTGCAGTGCGCAGCAGGGCTTCCAGTGAGTGATGTTGGCTCGAGGTCCCGTGTGCTGCTGCCTTTGCCACAGTGTACTCTCACCTAGAAATCTCCCCTGGCAAAGTGTCCTCGCGGTGGCCGTGAATGGTCCGCGGCCTTCAGGAGTTGGGAGCCTGTGAGATGATGCTTCTGAGAATGCCCTGtctgtcccatggactgtaagatCTGAGGACTTGGGTTTGAGAATTTAAATGTCACAAGGGACCCAAAATCTTCGTAGGTTTTGTGTCTGGGAGACCAGTGGTTTAGGGGGCCTGTGGGGTCATTACAAAGATACGGAGCCCTTCCCCCAGCTCCATGGGAAGCTCCATTTCTGCCCCAGCTCTCTTTTCATGGGGTGTCCCTGTCCTAAAAGCGTGTCATTGTGTCTCTCTGGCTGTAGGAAACCCGCCTTGGGAAGCTCATCAACGACGTCCGCAAGAAGACCAAGAACGAGGAGCTCGCCAAGCGGGCCAAGAAGCTGCTGCGGAGCTGGCAGAAGCTCATCGAGCCCGTGCACCAGAATGAGGCTGCGCTGCGGGGGCTGGCGGGTGCCCCCGGCTCGGCCAACGGCGGTGCCCATAACTGCCGGCCAGAGGCAGGGGCGGCCGGCCCGCCCAAGAGCGTCCACGACCTGAAGTACCGCAATGACATGCCAAGGCTGTGCGGGCAGCGGCTGGACAGGTTGGGCAGCCGCAAGCGCAGGGGAGACCAGCGTGACCTTGGTCACCCTGGGCCACCTCCCAAGGTCTCCAAGGCGAGCCACGACTCCCTGGTACCCAACTCATCCCCGCTCCCCACCAATGGGATCAGCGGGAGCCCCGAGAGCTTCCCCAGCCCCCTGGACAGCAGTGGGCACATGGGCCCTGAGGGCAACCGCTTGGAGCATGGCGAGAACGACAAGCACAGTGGCAAGATCCCCGTCAATGCCGTGAGGCCGCACACCAGCTCCCCGGGCCTGGGCAAGCCCCCCGGGCCCTGTTTGCAGACGAAGGCTGTGGTGCTGCAGCAGTTGGACAGGGTGGACGAGACTCCAgggcccccccaccccaagggGCCACCTCGCTGCTCTCTTGGTTCCCGGAACTCACGGCACGAGGGCTCCTTTGCCCGGCAGCGCAGCCCGTACACGTACAAgggctccctgcccagcccttcACCTCGGCCCCAGTCGCTGGATGCCACGCAGGTGCCATCACCGCTTCCGTTGGCCCAGCCGTCCACGCCCCCTGTGCGGCGACTTGAGCTGCTGCCCAGCGCAGAGAGCCCCGTGCGCTGGCTGGAGCAGCCAGAGAGCCACCAGCGGCTTGCAGGGTTGGGCTGCAAGGCGGGGCTGCCGCCGACCGAGCCCCTCCTGCCCCGGGCAGGCTTCTCCCCAGACTCCTCCAAGGCGGACAGCGATGCTGCCTCCTCCGGTGGGTCAGACAGCAAAAAGAAGAAGAGGTACCGGCCTCGTGACTACACGGTTAACTTGGACGGGCAGGTGGCTGAGGCTGGTGTCAAGCCTGTCCGGTTAAAAGAGCGGAAGCTCACCTTTGACCCCATGACGAGACAGATCAAACCTCTGACCCAGAAAGAGCCAGTGCGGGCCGACAGCCCCGTGCACACAGAGCAGCCCAGGACAGAGCTGGACAAGCCCGAGGCCAAGGCCAGCCTCCAGAGCCCTTTTGAACAGACGAACTGGAAGGAACTGTCGCGCAACGAGATCATCCAGTCCTACCTGAGCCGGCAGAGCAGCCTGCTCTCGTCGTCGGGCGCACAGACCCCGGGCGCTCACCACTTCATGTCCGAGTACCTGAAGCAGGAGGAAAGCACTCGGCGCGGGGCCCGGAAGCCGCACGTGCTGGTGCCTCATGGCCCGCCCACGGACTTCCCCGGGCTGAGCCGCGAGGTCACCCGGGACGATCTGGACAAAATCCAGGCCCACCAGTGGCCAGGGGTGAACGGGTGTCAGGACACACAGGGTAACTGGTATGACTGGACGCAGTGCATATCGCTCGACCCGCACGGCGACGACGGGCGGTTGAACATTCTGCCTTATGTCTGCTTGGACTGACCGGCCCTTCGGGCTCTAAGTGCATTCCCACCTTGCAGTCAGCCAGGGAGGACGGGCGCCAGGGCCCGCCGcctccagtggttgggaatccaggGGGTCCGGCCCGGGGCGGGAGGGAGGGGGCGAGAGTCTCTAGGTCTCTCTGCACTCGTCCCTCTAAATTCTCCTTTTGTGAAATGCTGCTACCAGTTTACTAacaaaattgcaaaggaaggacCGCGTGAAAGGAAGGCCAGCAAAGTGAGTTCAGAACTCTATAGCAAACCAGCTATAAAAAGTGTTAGTCTCCCACCCCAGAAGAGGTGCGGACGCTTCCCAGCCCTGGTGAGCTGGGACCTCAGTTGCAGGCAGGCACAGAAAACCTGTGGGAGAGGTTACCTTTAACACAGCGACAGAAGCACGCATCTCATCtttgcattttctgtttttaacatgGCCCTAAGCGTCTGAGGCAGTGGACAGTACTGCAGCCTCGGTTTGCACCCCACTGGCCAGCTTTCCCATCACGGTGCCTCAGCTGTAGCGAGCTGCTGGCATCAGGCAGGCCGGCTGGCCACCCAGTTCAACCCATGCTCCCTGGGCGTCCACACATTTGTATCTGGTTTCAGTTACAgcccagtttttaaagaaatgctgcagaaatttgttttctaaagttTATTTTGCCCCCTCTTCCATCTGACCACCAGACGAGTAACTTGCCTTTTGTTCTTCCCTCTTCAGTTTCCCCTTCCCACACATATCTAGAAAAGTTCACCTTTCTAGAGTTCCCTTCCCCTCAAAACACAAAAGTAACCGCGGGTGCTACTGGTGTGTAAGCTGTACTGTTGGGCGAGAAGAGACCTGTCTGTATGCTGGAAACACTCATAACCATTCCTTTAGATTCGTTTGCCTTATGGTTATTTGTCATAAACGCGATTTGCAAAAACAAGGAGCCTTAGTGAATGTACAGTACCTAGACTTCTGTGTTCTCAGGACGCAGAAGGGAGCAACTTTGCTATTTGGTCCAGTAAGTGGACACCTTGTGATATAAatgtggaaataaaaaaaaaaaaaaaaacatttgcacAAACCAGTCTgagaattgttttttaatttggtcCTTTATAGCCACATTCATCCTTTCTGGATTCTGGATTAGCCAAGACAACCTGGACCCCATATCCAAGGTTCAGGCCCTATAGCTAGCCAGGCtgtggggaggtgggcagggcagtCACCAAGTCCAGCCTATTAGCCTTCTGCATGGAGACTCACCTCTACCttgcctttcattcattcagggTCACAATGCCTCTCCCACCTCCAGAGTCACCTGCTAACTCTGGGTGACAAAGTCGGAGAGGCCACATCTGTCTCCATTACAGACCTCACTTCCCCTAGAAACAGCTTTGCCCTCCCAAGCAGGCTCCACAACCCAGGTCTCAAGTGACCTTGTCTTACCCCTGAAATATTTGCAGTTCTTCATTAACTATAAAGTGATGATCTTTTAATTCTTCTCCCTCATCTCTGAAACCATAAGCtttggctttctatttttttcagtctGGAATAATAAGTCATCTTGACCATATTTACTTGATGTCAGATGAAGAATCAACTCCCCCTTTAGAGGAGCAACCGCACCAGGCAAATCAGGAGGTCCAGAAACATGCAATCAACCCAGAGCCACAGTTTCAGAGCCTTGGGGAATTCTGACATAGCCCTGGTGCAGGGCATACCCTCTCCTAGAAGAGGGTGAAGTAGCTTTGAGGGCAGTCTAAACTCTGCCCCTGCCATCTGCCACCTGTATGGAGCTGGGCTAATCACTTTTCTCCTATACACCTGTCCCCATTTGGGAGATATAAATGATACCCCAaagctgtgaggattaaattatatGATCCAAATTtagccggggggggggggggggcgccaaAAGCTTGTCATCAGGACCATTTGTGCTGGGGAATAACTAGTTTCCTCAGTCCACTGTGCCTGTTTTCTCACATGTATTGTGGCCAGCTGACATGTGGGTATCCTGAGGATGACATCCTCCCGACAAAGGATCAGAGGCACAGCTGGAAGCTATTAAGGTGCAGGATGGCGCCCCATGAGCATCTCCTTTGCTCAGACCTGGGCTCTGAGGGAGGTCAGTGCTCCTTAACCCCCTGCAGGCCCCACCTCCCCTGTGTCCGAGTATCTAGTAAGCCCTAGGGTACAGATACTGCCTGACTGAGAACACAAGGTTAAGCTGTGACTTCCCATCAACATTTTGCGGATCAAGTTGGGTTGCCACTTTTTAATTTGCCAAGTAAAGATACAGTAGAAGGAAATTTTTACACTCCCTATCGCCCCCAAAGTTGGAAGTACATGATTTTTGAAACAAAGTCCTGCAGTGTAAGATCATCTTGCTGAAAACACCGCTTTGTTTTCCGTTGCGGCTTTGGGCTGCTCTATCCCAACCGGTCCTTGAGCATCAGCAGTAGGGGTCAGCACCACGCCCCTCCCCCCCTGCAGATCCCTAGAGACAGGTGCCCGAGGGGGTTGCCATTACTGCGACTCCCAAACTTGCCAGAGGACCCATGCCACGTCGCTTCCCTTCCCTGGGCTTCGCTCCATCAGTCGGTGAAATGAAGACAG comes from the Bubalus kerabau isolate K-KA32 ecotype Philippines breed swamp buffalo chromosome 1, PCC_UOA_SB_1v2, whole genome shotgun sequence genome and includes:
- the MED26 gene encoding mediator of RNA polymerase II transcription subunit 26 isoform X2, with amino-acid sequence MEKIIFPPRNWKIRNMVAVQEVISSLEKYPITKEALEETRLGKLINDVRKKTKNEELAKRAKKLLRSWQKLIEPVHQNEAALRGLAGAPGSANGGAHNCRPEAGAAGPPKSVHDLKYRNDMPRLCGQRLDRLGSRKRRGDQRDLGHPGPPPKVSKASHDSLVPNSSPLPTNGISGSPESFPSPLDSSGHMGPEGNRLEHGENDKHSGKIPVNAVRPHTSSPGLGKPPGPCLQTKAVVLQQLDRVDETPGPPHPKGPPRCSLGSRNSRHEGSFARQRSPYTYKGSLPSPSPRPQSLDATQVPSPLPLAQPSTPPVRRLELLPSAESPVRWLEQPESHQRLAGLGCKAGLPPTEPLLPRAGFSPDSSKADSDAASSGGSDSKKKKRYRPRDYTVNLDGQVAEAGVKPVRLKERKLTFDPMTRQIKPLTQKEPVRADSPVHTEQPRTELDKPEAKASLQSPFEQTNWKELSRNEIIQSYLSRQSSLLSSSGAQTPGAHHFMSEYLKQEESTRRGARKPHVLVPHGPPTDFPGLSREVTRDDLDKIQAHQWPGVNGCQDTQGNWYDWTQCISLDPHGDDGRLNILPYVCLD
- the MED26 gene encoding mediator of RNA polymerase II transcription subunit 26 isoform X1 translates to MTAAPPSPQQIRDRLLQAIDPQSNIRNMVAVQEVISSLEKYPITKEALEETRLGKLINDVRKKTKNEELAKRAKKLLRSWQKLIEPVHQNEAALRGLAGAPGSANGGAHNCRPEAGAAGPPKSVHDLKYRNDMPRLCGQRLDRLGSRKRRGDQRDLGHPGPPPKVSKASHDSLVPNSSPLPTNGISGSPESFPSPLDSSGHMGPEGNRLEHGENDKHSGKIPVNAVRPHTSSPGLGKPPGPCLQTKAVVLQQLDRVDETPGPPHPKGPPRCSLGSRNSRHEGSFARQRSPYTYKGSLPSPSPRPQSLDATQVPSPLPLAQPSTPPVRRLELLPSAESPVRWLEQPESHQRLAGLGCKAGLPPTEPLLPRAGFSPDSSKADSDAASSGGSDSKKKKRYRPRDYTVNLDGQVAEAGVKPVRLKERKLTFDPMTRQIKPLTQKEPVRADSPVHTEQPRTELDKPEAKASLQSPFEQTNWKELSRNEIIQSYLSRQSSLLSSSGAQTPGAHHFMSEYLKQEESTRRGARKPHVLVPHGPPTDFPGLSREVTRDDLDKIQAHQWPGVNGCQDTQGNWYDWTQCISLDPHGDDGRLNILPYVCLD